The stretch of DNA TCGGCGGGCGTGAGGGCCGCCAGCACCGTTTCGTTCACGCGCCCATTGCGGCGGAAGGAGTCGAGCAGGAGAGAGAGTTCAATCATGGACACCTCTGGGAAGAGTGGAAGTCGTGCGGAAGAGTCATCAAGCCACCTCCAGGTGTACGCTCACGAGGTCGCCTTCCTCCAACCCCTCGGCCTGCCGAACGCTGGCCCGAACGGGCAGCACATAGAGGTCCCCCTTGGGAAACAGCGAGGTCTTCCATGCGGTCGTGCCGACCTGGACGCGCACCGGAATCATGCCCCAGCCGTAAGTGACGAGGCCGGAGGTGGCCTTCAACTCGCCGGACTGCTCCGCCGGGACGGTCACGAAATACCAGGGGGCCGGACCGCGCCAGAACCACAGCGGGCCGCTGAATTCCAGCCGCGTGGACGGACGACTCGGGCCCGACACGTTCCTCACCGCTCGTAGAAGGC from Deinococcus terrestris encodes:
- a CDS encoding DUF1905 domain-containing protein, translating into MSGPSRPSTRLEFSGPLWFWRGPAPWYFVTVPAEQSGELKATSGLVTYGWGMIPVRVQVGTTAWKTSLFPKGDLYVLPVRASVRQAEGLEEGDLVSVHLEVA